Part of the Rhea pennata isolate bPtePen1 chromosome 17, bPtePen1.pri, whole genome shotgun sequence genome is shown below.
TGAGTGTCAGCTCCCCCTATACCTGCAGGACTAATGTTCTTCTCACCTTTGGTTAACAGGGGGCTCCGGGCTACAGCAAAGATCACATACCAGGCGGTGCTGCTGGAGAACCTGGTATGTAGCGATGGTGGGGGCACAGCCATGCTCAGCCAAGCTCCTGTACGGTCACTAGCTGACAGGCTGACAGTTGCACTGACGTTGGAGGGAGCAGGAGCCAGATCCACAAAGGCTGTTGAAGCTGTGCCCTGTTTTCCCCAATGACTTGCTCCAAGACCCACAAGCAGCTGGAGCCAGGCATTTGCCAGCCCAGTGCTTTGCCACCTGCTATTCTTCCTCATCTCTCCATTTACAATTCTTCTCCTTGTTTCCCTCCCACCTCCGTATTTTCCACCAAACTGCAGCCCTGGCAGCAAGCTGAGATCCTGCTGCCCTTCATCATTAGATCTGAGGGCCCTAATGctctctttgctttcacttttctgcttcaggctccttccttcttgcccatatctgctctgccaagcagTACCTGCAGGCCACCCAGGCATGCTCATGCTTTGGAGACAGCTCGTGAGCTCTGGCTTGTGCACCTGCAGCCCAGGGTTGCAGGACCCTCGCCCTGCCCCCAACACCTGCACTGTGCTGTTATCCAATGCAGGCTCCCAAGCAACATTGTGCCCTGCCTTGCAGGGAGTGACTCTCACCCTGTGGTCCACCTGCGGTCTCTCTCGAGGGGGCCTCTATGGAGAGTGGCAGGGAGTCATCTGCACAGGAGAGAACAGCTCGCAGGTCCAGGTACGTGAGCAGCTCCCACGAGGGCTCTCCATGTAGCCAGGGGTGTTTGTACGGCAGGAGCTGAACACATGACTCCCAGTGTCCTGCGCAGAGCCAGGGCGGGAAGGATGAGTGTGCCTGGCATCACTGTAGCAGTCAGAGGAGGGCTGAGTTTGTCCCTCAAACAGGGGGGACATGCTGTGCAATGACGGAGCTGGGAGTGAATGGGGAGGTCTCCTGTTCAGCCCCGTGTCCCTGACTCCCCATGCTGTTTCTGCAGAAGTAcctccagcagctctggaaCACCATCCTGCTCATTGCCCTTCTCCTCTGCACGGGGGTGATTGTGCAGGCCCAGCGGCAGTCTCGGCAAGGCCTGTTAGAGCAGGATACTGAGGTGGGACATCCTCTGCTCTTCTCCTCGCACCGGAGAGATGCAGCCAGGGCCTGACCCTCTGCTCTGTCTTCACAGCTGGACCTGAAGCAGCACATTGTGCGGCGGCTCTCAGCCCTAAAAACCCGGCGGTACCATCCTGGCAAGCCACTCCAGAACCGGGGCTGCGAGATAGATAGCTGTGCCGTGTGCTTGGACAAGTTCCACAAGAGCCAGGTAGGGCTGGCAAGGAAGCCTCATGCTCCAGCAGGAGGCCTGGAGCCAGTCCTGATCATCCCATGATTTGGGACTGACCAGCACACTCCAGCTAATGTGATCGCTTTGCTCAATTCCAGCCTGGTTTCTTTTCCCTAGAGCTGCGTGACTTCTGCCTATAGGGCTGAGCCTCCTTTCATCTcagcttgcaagggctgagATGTCCCCACAAGGGAGACACAAGGCAGAGGATTATGCCTGTGTCTTGGGCAGTTGGCTGGTCTGTGTGACGGGCAGAATCGTCACACAATCACTGCACCATGCTAGTGGCCCATCTAGTCATTGCaccctgcccagctctgctcatgtCTCCTGTTTGCTTCACTCTCCATAGTGGCTGCGGGTGCTGCCATGTTCCCATGAGTTTCACCGAGACTGTGTGGACCCCTGGCTTCTCCTGCAGCAGACCTGTCCTCTCTGCAAGCACAACATCCTGGGTAAGAGCAGCACCTGAGCTGGAGAGTCTGTCTTCTGGGGCAGCATCCCCAGCCGTGCCCCATGTATCTTGCTCTGGGGCACATTCCCAGTGTGGCCCTGGTCAGAGGAGGCCTACCTCCAACCTCTAGGGACGGGCAAACAGCCTCTCTGCTGGGCTCTGGGGCCCTCAGGGCCTTCTGACCCATCTTGAAGGCCTGGCTGTCCCATTGTGGTGACCAGGGGGCATGTTTGTGCCAGGGCAAGGGCCACAGAGGAGACATTGCCAGCCAGCAGCGTTGTCTACTCCCAGCATCCCTGTGTGATAGCCCTCTCTCATTCTCCCTTCTAGGGAACTGCTGCGGAGAGAGCTAGCTGGCCTGATGGATGCACTCTAGGGACGGATCCACCATTGCTCTGGGAAGAGccagggagagggagggggacagggacaggcaAGAGGTGCTCTGCAAGCTGTGTtcagtgctggagcagggccaATGCAGCGGGCTGAGCTGGGGATGGGGAGGTGGGGGCGGCCCTGCCCTGATGCTCAGCTCAGCATGGGCTGTGCCCTTTGCAGCATCCTGGCAGCACCAGCCAGTGCCTGGCCATTAGGAGAGCGAACGATCCCAGAGCTCTCCCCACTTGGGATGAATAGAGGGTGTGGGGGAACATGTTTGGGCAGTCTGAATGGCTAGTGCTAGGGACTAGGGGCAATGGGTGGGGTGAAAGGAAGCTGTGGGGGGCACCCATGGGCATAAGGGGGCAGGGATActggggctgcaggcagggtcTGAAGGCCCTAAATGGGAGAGCCCTGGCCTGGCTGCTTCCTCTCCCCACTTGTAGAATCTTTCTCGTTTTCTAGgtcttttttgtatttgtctgTGGCTGCAGCAAGCAGGTGATGGCAGCAAGCCATTCCCTGGCAGTCAGGACTGTCCCCAGGCCATGCTGCACCCAAGCTCAGCAGGGTGGCCTGGCTGCCCGCACTGCCCCCAGGGTGCATTGGGTGGCAGGTCTGTCAGAGCTGGGAgatggggctggagctggcaggGCTGGTGGGCAACCTGCCACCCTGCTGCTCACGGTGGGAGGGCAGGGGGATTGAATGCTTCCTTTATTTATCCTAACTTATTAGAGAGGACAGCACAAGTTAGCTGCAGAGATTGAACGCAGAGTCATGGGTGTGCTGCGGTGTCCAGGAACTCGCCACGAGCCCTGGATGGCTCCTGGTTCCAGGTGGCAGCTGGAGGCTGCTGGACTGAGGCATCGTATGTGTCTGAAGCCTCCCGTTGCTATTAAATTCAGAGCAAGGAACAGCCTGCTGTGTCCTGTGTCACCCTTTGCACATACAGATCAGGTTAGTGCTGTCCCCACCACCCTCCCATCTGGAGTTTGGGTTGTTCACCACACATCTTGTGGTGTTGCTCATGTACCAGCCCTGCGCCCAGGTGGGGAGACTGCCCTCTGGGCCACATGCAGGCAGCACCAAGGCTTGCAAGCTCACTGTGGGGCTCAGAACCAGTCTGCTCTGGAGGCTCGAGAGTCCTCAACCACTATGTCCGCTTACGGCTGCTGTGCAGTACAGAGAGAGCAGCTTTCCTAGACTGAGTCTGTGCTGGTGAATTAAACATGGCTCAGACTCCTCTCATCCTGAAGCCAGCTGGCATGGGACGGTGTGAACTCTGCCTATAAATTCTCTTACCCTTCAAAGCAGGGTGGCCGCATGCCAGTCACCTCTTGGGAATGATTCCTGGCGTGCGCTGCTTTTTGAGCTGTGCCCAGGCATTGTCTAGGTGATGGCGAGGTAGCCAGGATTGAAGCCATGCCAGGGGTTACACTAGCAGCTTAGCCAGGGGCAACTGAGTGCCAATGCCCAGGAATGTCCCTAGCACTAGTTAATTGTACAGAGGCAGCCTTGCACTCCCAGGGATCATGTGCCTCACAAGGTCTCCTAGCAGACATGCTGCTCAGTCCCCTTGCTGCTAGGGATGCTTGGTATCTGCTGGGGAGAGCCAGTCCTGCAGGCAGCTCTGGGCAGAGGGGCTATTTGGATGGCCCGCTCCATGCCGTACAAGAGCAGAAGGTGGCACGCCAGCCCAGCTCTTTGTGCCATAACTTGCTTGGAGGCTAaagggcagagccctgctggcCTGTGTTTTATCACAAGCCACAGCGTTGCCCAACCGAGAGAGACAACAGGGGAAACTGCATGAGCACATTCATTACAGCAATCGTCCCGCAGAAAACAGTGAAGGAAGAGCCGGAAGCCTGCCGTGAGCGGgcccccctgcctgctctgggGACTCTCTCCCAAGCCAGCACTGTGCTGGTTCCTGAGCCTGCCATGTGCTGCCGTTCATCAGGCATGCTGCCTTTCCAGGCCAC
Proteins encoded:
- the RNF215 gene encoding RING finger protein 215, which gives rise to MAAAVRAALLAPLLALCRGAPGPPPPPAARVDVAVAVSGAGGRRGGSYTLRGAVLGGRAAPGRGAPRGELLRGSLVLVGDAEPELGEEDSWIGVVPVGQERAEVPRGAMEESFTTAVVSKMKRALVLGASALLILALNQNAIRELDVSQLLAKPVIVIQSSDNVTKLLGALLRGLRATAKITYQAVLLENLGVTLTLWSTCGLSRGGLYGEWQGVICTGENSSQVQKYLQQLWNTILLIALLLCTGVIVQAQRQSRQGLLEQDTELDLKQHIVRRLSALKTRRYHPGKPLQNRGCEIDSCAVCLDKFHKSQWLRVLPCSHEFHRDCVDPWLLLQQTCPLCKHNILGNCCGES